One part of the Geoanaerobacter pelophilus genome encodes these proteins:
- a CDS encoding PAS domain-containing sensor histidine kinase codes for MRRRSDQTDNWDELRARIIGLGEQSSRKSYYPELRDRVNELEETKKSLAELNLFLQAVMNAATEIAIIAANPEGVITLFNRGAEKLLGYQAEEVIGRVTPLIFHLDTEVAHHAEELCAMYGVAVSGFQAFIEQASRNGSDKREWTYICKDGRRVPVELVVTAIREEGAITGYLGMAEDISERKKTEEHLRLSEQKYASSFQMMPDMVGITRIADGTFIEANAGFEKWTGWSRSEIVGRTSLELGLWEPEVRAHVVETVKAKGRVENYEFKLGTKSGEKRVALMYMAPINVMGEQCLHFMARDITESKQAEQTLRNERARLHTLLQTIPDLIWLKDPTGVYLACNAQFERFFGAKEADIVGKTDYDFVDKGIADFFRENDRKTMAVGKPCSNEEWITFADDGHRALLDSTKTPMYDVEGNLIGVLGIGRDITARKQTEQELAQYRDHLEYVVNERTIALLHARDAANAANQAKSMFLANMSHEIRTPMNAVLGFAQLLDHDPSLSPMARNKVATIMKSGEHLLSIINDILEMSRIEAGRVEVHSEPVDLVGLLQDLAAMFRLRAEEKGLAFTLEPLTDLPRYIVTDLGKLRQILINLLGNAVKFTKAGSVSLWAFSVGNDRIAIEVQDTGIGITAEEQEKLFRPFERTRSGEQAAGGTGLGLAISREYAHLMDGELTVVSTAGVGSSFRFEFHAPITAMVPVSSDVPRRVTGLVPGQGELHVLVVDDLRSNRGLLREMLEPLGFIVDEAADGQEAVDKVHAFKPSVILMDLVMPGMNGEEATRIIRACYPKECLTIIGISASALDMQREQFLDAGVNAFIAKPFREQELFEVLAQHAGILFETNSDEIIPPRKELPSINKMPDGWREAFHEALARNNITRIRRLGEEARETNPALASWLLERAGLYDLEGLRKLDDGEAT; via the coding sequence GAACTGCGTGCCCGGATCATTGGTCTGGGTGAACAGTCATCCCGCAAGAGCTACTACCCCGAGTTGCGGGATCGGGTGAATGAATTGGAAGAGACCAAGAAGTCTCTGGCCGAGCTGAATCTGTTTCTCCAGGCGGTTATGAATGCGGCCACCGAGATCGCGATCATCGCTGCGAACCCGGAGGGAGTGATAACCCTTTTTAACCGGGGCGCCGAAAAACTGTTGGGATATCAAGCTGAAGAGGTAATCGGCCGGGTTACTCCTCTTATTTTTCATCTGGACACTGAGGTTGCCCATCATGCCGAAGAATTGTGTGCCATGTACGGCGTTGCCGTTAGCGGGTTTCAGGCATTTATCGAGCAAGCCTCACGTAATGGGTCGGATAAGCGGGAGTGGACCTATATCTGCAAGGATGGCCGGCGGGTTCCGGTAGAGCTGGTGGTTACCGCCATTCGCGAAGAGGGGGCAATTACCGGCTATCTTGGCATGGCCGAAGATATCTCTGAGCGGAAAAAAACGGAAGAACATCTGCGACTTTCGGAGCAGAAATATGCCAGTAGTTTTCAGATGATGCCGGATATGGTCGGCATTACGCGAATAGCTGACGGTACCTTTATTGAAGCCAATGCCGGTTTTGAAAAATGGACAGGATGGTCGAGAAGCGAAATAGTCGGCAGGACCTCTCTGGAGCTAGGCTTATGGGAGCCAGAGGTCAGGGCCCATGTTGTCGAAACCGTCAAAGCAAAAGGACGGGTGGAAAACTATGAATTCAAGCTCGGCACCAAATCCGGAGAAAAACGGGTTGCCTTGATGTATATGGCCCCCATCAATGTCATGGGGGAGCAGTGTCTTCATTTCATGGCTCGGGATATTACCGAGAGTAAGCAGGCCGAGCAGACCCTCCGTAACGAACGCGCCAGGCTGCACACCTTGTTGCAGACCATTCCCGACCTGATCTGGCTGAAAGACCCCACTGGGGTCTATTTAGCATGCAACGCCCAGTTTGAGCGGTTTTTCGGCGCCAAGGAGGCGGATATTGTTGGCAAGACCGACTACGACTTTGTTGATAAGGGAATTGCTGATTTCTTTCGTGAAAATGACCGAAAAACCATGGCAGTCGGCAAGCCGTGTAGCAACGAAGAATGGATCACCTTTGCCGACGATGGCCACCGGGCACTGTTGGATTCGACAAAAACCCCAATGTACGACGTTGAGGGTAACCTGATAGGCGTCTTGGGGATTGGTCGTGACATCACCGCTCGCAAGCAGACGGAACAGGAGTTGGCGCAGTATCGCGATCACCTGGAATATGTTGTGAACGAGCGCACCATTGCACTGTTGCATGCCCGCGACGCAGCCAATGCCGCCAACCAGGCCAAGAGCATGTTTCTGGCTAACATGAGCCACGAGATCAGGACACCGATGAACGCGGTGCTCGGTTTTGCCCAACTGCTGGATCACGACCCGTCGCTGTCGCCCATGGCCCGCAACAAGGTTGCCACCATCATGAAGAGCGGTGAACACCTGCTCTCTATAATCAACGACATTCTGGAGATGTCGCGTATTGAGGCCGGCCGGGTCGAAGTTCACAGCGAACCGGTTGACCTGGTCGGGTTGTTGCAAGATCTGGCGGCCATGTTCCGGCTGCGGGCCGAAGAGAAGGGGCTTGCCTTCACTCTGGAACCGCTCACTGATCTCCCACGCTATATCGTCACCGACCTGGGCAAATTACGCCAGATACTGATCAACCTGCTGGGGAACGCAGTCAAGTTTACCAAGGCCGGTTCAGTGTCATTGTGGGCATTCTCTGTTGGTAATGACCGGATAGCCATCGAAGTGCAAGACACCGGGATCGGCATTACGGCTGAGGAGCAGGAGAAGCTGTTTCGCCCCTTTGAGCGCACCCGGAGCGGCGAGCAGGCTGCCGGCGGCACCGGTCTTGGGTTGGCCATCAGCCGCGAATACGCCCACTTGATGGATGGCGAGTTGACCGTTGTCAGTACTGCTGGGGTGGGGAGCAGTTTTCGGTTCGAGTTCCATGCGCCGATAACTGCCATGGTACCTGTGTCATCAGATGTCCCGCGCCGCGTGACCGGTCTAGTTCCCGGCCAGGGAGAACTGCACGTCCTGGTGGTTGACGATCTGCGCAGCAACCGGGGATTGTTACGGGAGATGCTTGAACCTTTGGGGTTTATCGTTGATGAGGCGGCAGACGGTCAAGAGGCCGTAGATAAGGTCCATGCCTTTAAGCCCAGTGTTATCCTGATGGACCTGGTAATGCCCGGCATGAATGGGGAAGAGGCGACCCGGATTATTCGCGCCTGCTACCCGAAAGAGTGTTTGACCATCATCGGCATCAGTGCCAGCGCTTTGGATATGCAGAGAGAGCAGTTTCTCGACGCCGGGGTAAATGCCTTTATTGCCAAGCCTTTTCGGGAGCAGGAACTGTTTGAGGTGCTGGCCCAGCATGCCGGGATTCTGTTTGAGACTAATAGTGATGAAATCATTCCTCCCCGGAAGGAGCTTCCATCCATCAATAAAATGCCTGATGGATGGCGCGAGGCTTTTCATGAAGCGCTGGCCCGGAATAATATCACCCGCATCCGGAGGCTTGGAGAGGAAGCGAGAGAGACTAACCCGGCTTTAGCGTCTTGGTTGCTTGAGCGGGCCGGGTTGTATGATCTGGAGGGATTAAGAAAATTGGACGATGGTGAGGCGACATAA